In Cyprinus carpio isolate SPL01 chromosome A14, ASM1834038v1, whole genome shotgun sequence, a single window of DNA contains:
- the LOC109069194 gene encoding microfibril-associated glycoprotein 4-like, with protein MTVFVVALLSVLMGFSVSVSDGFKPVDCSDVYKSGRILSGIYSIYPAGHIPVWVYCEMISGGKYEDNGAWTVIQRRMDGSVNFYLPWNQYRTGFGNVEGEYWLGLENMYQLTRKNKYMLRVDLEDFTGRRGFALYSSFSVGPEADGYKLQVSGFKDGGAGDSLAYHNGQKFSTFDKDQDSSSGKNCAKVYLGAFWYKECHNANPNGVYLWGEDPTLFAIGNVWYTWKSSFAVGMKFISMKIRRVS; from the exons ATGACGGTGTTTGTCGTGGCGCTTCTCTCTGTTCTCATGGGGttttctgtgtctgtttctgaTGGATTCAAGCCCGTCGACTGCTCTGACGTTTATAAATCAGGACGGATACTCAGTGGGATTTACTCCATCTATCCAGCAGGACACATTCCTGTCTGGGTTTACTGTGAGATGATCTCAGGTGGGAAATATGAAGACAACGGAGCATGGACG GTGATTCAGAGGAGAATGGACGGCAGTGTGAATTTCTATTTGCCATGGAATCAGTACAGGACAGGATTTGGGAATGTGGAGGGAGAATACTGGCTGG GGCTGGAGAACATGTACCAGCTGACACGTAAGAACAAGTACATGCTGAGAGTGGATCTGGAGGACTTCACCGGAAGGAGAGGCTTCGCTCTGTACTCGTCCTTCTCTGTGGGTCCTGAAGCTGATGGGTACAAACTACAAGTTTCAGGATTCAAAGATGGAGGAGCAG GCGACTCTTTGGCCTACCATAATGGACAGAAGTTCTCCACCTTTGACAAGGACCAAGACTCCAGTAGTGGTAAGAACTGTGCCAAAGTGTATCTCGGGGCATTTTGGTACAAAGAATGTCACAATGCAAACCCCAACGGTGTGTATTTATGGGGAGAAGATCCCACCCTTTTCGCCATTGGAAATGTTTGGTACACATGGAAGAGCAGTTTTGCTGTTGGCATGAAATTCATCAGCATGAAGATCAGACGTGTGTCATAG